The Candidatus Nitrosocaldus cavascurensis genome segment TATGCCTTCACGGCAAGTATAGTTATTCCTATCAGTGCTATGGCTACAGCAGTAGCATAGGTAACGATCAACAGTAGTGGATCAACTCCTCCTACTGCCAAAGAAAGTATAACAAACTCTTCCTCATGGGCAAAACCTAGTATCAATGCAAAGCCTGCTATTGCATTCAAGCTTGGAACCGCTCTAGCTAGATGAACATGTATATGAGAGTGATAACCCACGTCTTTATGCCAGTGCATATGCTCATGCTCTATCAACTGCGTATTATCATGGAGATGCCCATGTTGAGTCTCTATAAAGTCCTCACCCTTCTCCCTCCAAAATAAGTATGCTAAAACACCTAAGGCTATAGCAACACCATACTGTAGGTATTGAAGAGGTATCTCTATTAATGGAGAGATCAATATGTATGCCAAAACAACAACTATCGATGATAGGAAATGGGCACCTGCTATAATCCCCGAGCTTATAAAACCACTAACCAATTGTCGCCTACTATGCATGGAATAGAGTACTGCTACAAGCCAGCCATGTGATGGATTAACCCCATGCAATAGTCCAAATACTATGACACCTATAAGCACGCCATCTATCATAGTTACAGGCTTTGTAACACTCATGATTATATATTGCTTCTCATGAATCCGATTAGTTAAAATATAGCTCTTCTATATAGAGTAGATAAGCGATGGACGATATCAAAGAAAGAATAGAATTCTTATGTGATATCACTGAAGAAGATAAAAATAATATAATCATGCTCGTTAAGATAGCCGATGAGACTATATTCAATTACTTCAACAAGAGGTGTAGAGATTTCAACATAGTTATATGTGAAGGTGAGTGGGCCATGACTGTGCAGAGTATAAGCCATAGGAGGAAGAAGTATGGTGAGATCATGAGATTCAGCGATACAAATAATATATCCTTTACAGATACTAGGTTAAGGGAGATAATTATAAGAAAGGATAAGGCCAACTTTGGTAACTATTTGCATGAGATGGTATTTGCAGTGATGCATGATGGCCTCCCTGAACATCTTAGAGAAGCACTAGCATGGTACTTTACTTTAGAGATGCTTAAACCATATAGATATGCTAAACCTGCTTATCCTAACTGGGTCATAGACCTTTATCTTCAGCCTATAAGGTATCTTGTAAGGATGTTTGGTATAGAGCTTACAAAAGATCTTGCGTTAGGTAATGTTGATGTTGAGGACTCCCTACTTCCTACAGAGGTACAGAGGTTATTTTTGCCTGAGTAGGTAATATCTAAGAATGTTTAATATTATTATTATATTCCTTCCTTGTAATATGTACAAAGGGCGTATTGTATGAGTGTTAAGAGGTATAAGAAGAGTAAGGCTATATGGTGTAATGATTGTGATATAGTATTTGATACCCTCCAAGTTGCAGAAGAACATGCAGAACAGACTGGCCATACTATAAAAGTAATCGAGTTTATAACTGATAGAGAGTAAATACTATTATAGATGAAACGTTGTAGGATAGGAGGAGTTAGCCCTTCCTTATACCACTAAATCTAGCATTAAGAACAACTCTTCTAACTATTCTAATCGCTTCATATACAAAACTCCGTATATCATCTGCTATGCTACCCAACAGCCTAACAATTACACCAGAGTCATAGGGTAGTATAGTTGCTCCTCCAACTACATTAGTAAAGTGCTTAAGAGTAGTGTTTATCTCTTCACTTATAGTATTAACATACTCTGCTTTAGTTATTATGTAGATGTTTCCAACCACATCATGCTCACCTAGTATACCCATTGTCTTGAGGTTATTCTTCTTTGGTTCTAAGACTACATTATCCATGAACCTTATATTACCATACTGGTTCCTTGCTATGGTCTTCATATAACATATATCATATTGGAATGCTTCATTCCTTGCAACCCTTCCAGGTACTATTATCTCAGAGTAAACTAGAGTAGCATGCTCATGGACGTTCAAGTTAACCTTCTGATAGAAACGTGAATCTCTGTAAGGAATTATCTGATCAGGTATATACTCCATATAGCAATCTTTATCAACATAAATGTTAATCATCTGCGTAGCATAGTTCTTATTCATCCTGTATATCCTAGTTGCACCTTGGGTTGTTACGTGTAATAGTGCTTTATTCTTTAACATTATATCTATCCTGTACCTATCTCCCTGCAGTATTCCTCCAGATGGAGACATTATGTACACATATGCCATAGATGGCAATGACTCCTCAAGGTACATTGCTTTAAGTACAACTAATGGTACCTTTGAGAACTTTTCCTTTATCACTGTCCTACCATCTATAGGATCACTCTCGAGCATTAAGTAAAGCAGACCTGTTTTACCAGACCTGCCCACATCTAACTGTGCTAGCCTTGCTTCATATGCTGATACTTCAGGTGGTATATCATCAGGAATGTAGAACTTTATATTCGTATAATTTATAGCGTCAGCATAGTTAGTAGTATGCATACCATTATCATCGTTATCATTACTATCAGTTAACTTTACATCATCATTGTTCATAACATTACCTCCTGTGTAATAGACATACATAAATTAATTTATTTTTATTTCTCATAAAATTGAATTTAATTTGCTTATCTACTGATTGGCTTTGGTTGTGCCTCAAATAGCACATCCCTCACTATATGCTCTACCACTTTATCTATACCCTCTCCAGACTTACAGTTGATGAACACAAATGGCTTATCTCCTCTCACAATCCTTGCATCCCTCTCCATAACGTTAAGATCTGCCCCAACATATGGAGCAAGATCTACCTTATTTATAACAAGTAGATCACACGTCTCTATTCCTAACCCTCTCTTCCTAGGATACTTGTCTCCAGCAGAGACATCTACTATGTAGATGAAGTAATCAGCAAGTGCTGGACTAAATGTAGTTGTTATATTATCTCCTCCACTCTCTATTATTATGAGATCGAGATATGGATACTTACTCTCCAACTCCTCCACTATGGCCAAGTTCATGGAAGGGTCCTCACGTATTGCAGTATGCGGGCATCCTCCGGTTGCTACGCCTATCACAAGTTCCTCTGGCATTATACCCATCTCCTTGGCCAGATGTCTACGCATTCTCTCAGCATCTTCCTTTGATACAACATCGTTAGATATTATGCCAATCTTGTAACCCTTTGCTGCTAATATTGGTACTATTCTCTCTATAAGCATGGTCTTACCAGAACCTACTGGTCCACCTATCCCTAACCTTGGTATCCTCTTACTACTCATATGTAACATCTATGCTCTCAAGTTATAAACATTTTCGTAGCGAGTCTCTCATGCATCATCTGCACAACATCTATCTCTGGTGCGAATTGCCACATGTTCGATAATGACTTATCTATATTCTCCTTCACAATCGAGACCATCAATGGCTTAAGCTCATTTACTATAATCTGTCCTTGAAAGTGATTTAACATGCCTAGCCTCAATGCCGCACCTATCACGCTTATGGAAAAGGAGTATAGCAGTATGAGTCCAGCTTTGGGTTTTGATATATCAAATATGTTGCATGCTATTGCTAAGGCTACTGGATATACACCGTTTGCTTTCTTCGATCTTATTGCATTATCGTATAACTCTAATATAGAATAATTGTTATTATTACTTGCCTTCTTGTTGCTGATTATTTGACTCAAACACCTTATTAGTTGTATACCAGATCTTACAGATGCCTCCCTTATCTCCTTTATCAGCCTCATAGCAAATATTGTATTATCTATCTCAATTAACCTATTTAGATCTGATTCCTTTGAAGCTTGGTAAGCGTTACCTAATGCTACACAATCTGCAGGACCTATCTGCTGCTTCAAGAATACAGTCAATAGATTCCTTAGATGTTCTACACTCTTAACCCTCTTATTATAAAAGAACATCTCTAACCCGTTTGATGTTGTATACATACCAGTTGGAAAGAAGGAATCGGCTAACTGCATAACACTGATATCTTGTATACTTATTTCATCTATTACATTATCATCATAACTATTACTCTCAGCACGACTGTGTGCTTTACTATTATTATTCCCTCTTACATCTACATCAATGCTCATGTACCTCAATCCCTTCCTCTGGTTCAAAGATCATCCTTGTTTTCTCTATTACAACATGGGTAAGTATAGTATTAAGCAGTCTCTTTAGCATCTCTATCTCGGTATCAGTCTGTATAGGGAAATAAATGCTTCTATCTTCAACCTTTATAGGCCTATGTAGGTTTCCTATTGTATGTCCTATCCTAACAGCAATCTCCACAACATGATCTATAGGTGTATCATCCATAATCCTTATCATTGCAAGGTTCTCCTCCTCTAGTTCTACAACTACCATCCTCTCATTGGATAAATGAATCACATCCCCGTGTCTTAATCTAAAGCCCTGAGGTAATGTTATAATCACATCGCTACCCTTATCTGTTACCTTACGCATTCTCACTCTTTCTGACTCTATCCTGTTTATCTTCACGACCTCACATAACCCTTGTCTTGACATCTCTTCATATCTTGCTCTTAACGTACTATCCCTTTTTATATTGCCTATTATTGAACTGACCTGTATGCTAGTGCTCATACCTTCTTGCTCACCTTTGCTTCCTTTAATCTCTTAACAGCATCATGCATATCGAGCATCCTTTGTGTAGTATCGATGTGGCCGTAATGTCTGTATGCTGATCTATCAACAAATGCAAATAATAGACCATTGCTACTGAACTTCACCCTTGCGCCTATCTCAAACCTCTCAGCTATAATACATGTTGTTACTCTATGGTAAGGATGATCTAGGTTTAGATGTGTTAAAGGATCTATATAACCTGACATGGCTGCTATCTTACCTGCAACTATTGTAACATGCCTTATCTTACTAGGATCTATAACATGCATATCTTCATCAACGTTCGATTCTTCTACACAATGGCGTATCAGCAACTCTTTTTCACCTCTTACTCTCTGATAATGCTTGTTGGCTAAGGTCGTCTGCAGCAAGGTTTCTATCTATCCTCAGTACTGCTTTTGCTATCTCACCAGCAGCCTTTAGAGCAGTTGTCTTTACCAGTAAGGGGTCCAGTACACCTATCTCCATCATATCTATTGGCTCGCCAGTGTTTATATCTATGCCAAAGGTATCTTGCAATGCCTTTGCAGTCATGACCTTCTCTAGCCCATTGAAGCCAGCATTGGTAAGTATCTGCCTCATTATGCTCTCCAACGCTGCTGCAACAACATCTATTCCAACTTGCTCCAAACCCTTCAACTTCAAACTCTTCATCTTATCTATTACATGTAACTCTGCAGCACCACCACCAACAACCACACCCTTGTTAAGTGCAGCTTCTGCAGCATTGACCCCATCCCTAACAGCTCTCCATCTCTCTAACGACGTTTCTTTCGTTGTACCAGAGACTATTATTGTGACTATATTCTTGTTCTTCCCATTCTCTATGTATATTATGTTGTTATCCTCATCCTCATAGACCCTATCTGCATAACCAAGGATATCTGGGAGTTTGAGATCATCCATGAACCTTGCAGGTTTTGCGTTAGTGTAACGTGCTACATGCTCTATCTCATCTGTAGAGATTATGGCAGCGAATACCCTTCTGCTTATTAATAAATTCTCTACAACATCATCTATTTCCGGTGATGCTATGAGTATAACATTTGCCCCAGTTGCTAGCATAGCATCTACTATCTCTTTTGCTTTTGTTACCCTATCCTTCTCCATAGTAAGGATATCTTCGTATCTACTATTCTCCTTTAGCCATGACTCCTTCACAGGCTTGAGATCAAGTTTACATATAAGTATCCTTGCATTCTTTACCTCCAACGGTATATCCTTATCCAATCTACCCCTTTCAAGTATCAGACCAGAGATTACTTTATCATCCATATTCATTCTTCTCACGATCTTTATTGATTTATCAAAATCGTATGAACCATTATAGGATGCGTTATTACCTACAGCTCTTATTGCAGATATTACTATAGATGCAAGTCTCTTACCATCCAACTTCGATGCTAATGATGTATTAACCACATGCTCCAACTCTACATCATCAATTGATATTTTCTTTGCTGCCTTCTCTAACAACTCACATGCATAGTATACACCACTCTCTATACCTTCAACAACCTTGGTTGGGTGCACTCCTAGTTCCTTTATCAGCCTCTTCCCTTCTTTAACCATCTCTGCTGCCATAACCACTGCTGTAGTAGTACCATCACCAACCAGCTGCTCTTGCCTCTCAGCAATCTCCACGACCATCCTTGCAACTGGATGTATAGTCTTCAACGATAGTAGTATGGTTACACCATCATTAGATACATGTCTATTCATTGCTTGATCTATTAGCAGTTTATCCAACCCTTTTGGGCCAAGCGTAGTTCTTACAGTATCTGCAACTGCTATAACAGCATTAACGTTAGACTCGAGTGCATCGAACTCTATATTCTGTGCCATAGGACGCCATACGCTTGTATTGGTCATCTTATAGGAATGATGAAATTGAAAATAAAAAAAGATTTTGGCTATTATACGCCTTATCTTATTACCTAGCTGCTGCTTACAGATATTACGCTATGAAGTACCTCTGTGCTAACGCTAACTCCTTGGCTGGCTCTACTGTTGCTATCTTACCATCTATCTTTACCTCATACGTCTCTGGATCTATCTCTATCTTTGGAGTGCTAGAGTTCCAAACCATATCCTTCTTGCTTATGTTCCTACAGTTCCTTACTGGAAGTACTATCTTCTCCAATCCTAGCCTGTTCTTCACACCCAACTCCATTGCCCTCTTCGATACGAATGTGAAGCTTGTGTTCTTCACGGCTCTACCAAATGCACCAAACATGGGTCTGTAGAATACAGGCTCAGGTGTTGGTATAGATGCGTTTGGATCGCCCATTATGGACCATGCTATGAACCCTCCCTTGAATACCATCTTTGGCTTTGCTGGGAAGAACGGTATAGGATACATCACTATATCAGCGTACTTGCCTGGCTCTAATGAGCCTACATAATCTGCTATTCCATGAGTCCTTGCACAGTTTATAGTTGTCTTTGCTATGTACCTCTTTGCCCTAAAGTTATCGTTCTCTGCAGAATCTTCCTTCAACTTACCCCTCATCTTCTTCATCTTGTCTGCGGTCTGCCATGCCCTTAACGTTATCTCACCTATCCTACCCATAGCTTGGCTATCAGATGAGTACATACTTAGTACTCCTTCATCATGGAGCACATCCTCTGCTGCTATAGTCTCAGCCCTTATCCTTGACTCTGCAAATGCAACATCCTCTGGCACTGCAGGGTTGAGATGATGGCAAAACATCAGCATATCTAGATGCTCATCAACAGTGTTTACGGTGTATGGCCTAGTTGGGTTTGTTGACGATGGTAATGCAAACTCTTCTGCTGCTATCTTCATTATATCTGGGGCATGACCCCCTCCAGCACCCTCTGTATGATATGTGTGTATAGTTCTACCATCTATTGCGTTTATGGTATCTTCAACGTAACCACACTCGTTAAGGGTATCTGTATGTATTGCTACTTGAGTATCTGTCATATCCGCTGCTCTAAGAGATGCATCTATAACTGCTGGTGTAGTACCCCAATCTTCATGTATCTTTGTTCCTATAGCACCAGCATCTATCTGCTCCAACTGTGTTGCAAGGGAGGGATGAGAGTCATTACCTTTGCCTAGGAACCCAAAGTTGACTGGGAAGTCCTCTACAGCCTCAAGCATTCTGCTTATGTTGAATACTCCAGGAGTACACGTGGTAGCATTCGTACCATCTGCAGGACCAGTGCCTCCTCCTATAAGTGTAGTTGTACCAGCACTTATAGCCTCTATGTAGAGCTGTGGGCATATGAAGTGTATATGCGTATCTATATGACCTGGTGTACATACTGTATGCTCTCCTGCAGTAGCCTCTGTACATGCAGAGACAACCATGTTAGGATCTACATCATCCATTATGTATGGATTACCAGCCTTCCCTATCCCTGCTATCTTCCCATCCTTCATGCCTATATCTGCCTTGACTATGCCTAGAATGGGATCGAGTATCAATGCATTGGTTATCACATGATCTAGTGCACCGTGAGCGTTTGTAACCCCTGGTGTCTGTGCCAAACCATCTCTCAATGTCTTGCCTCCTCCAAATACACACTCATCGCCTGGAGTTATTAGATCCTTCTCAACCTCTATTATTATATCGGTATCACCTAACCTAACCCTATCACCCTTACTAGGACCATATAGCTCTGTGTATTGCTTTCTGGTTAACTTGAGAACCATGCTCTCACCTCATGCACCTTTATAGCCTCTCATCCTAGCCTTCTCCAAAGCCATGCTCTTAACTACGCTAGATGTTGTGCTACCCATTGTTAAGCCACCACAACCATAGAACACCTTCCTACCTCCAAACTCCACCAACTCCACCTCCCTTGTATCTCCTGGTTCAAACCTGACTGCTGTGCCTGCAGGTATGTTAAGTCTGTAACCAAATGCTTTCTCTCTTGGGAACTCCAATGCTCTATTGACTTCGAAGAAGTGGGTATGAGAACCAACTTGTATAGGTCTATCGCCTGTATTCTTCACAGTTACTTTAACAGTATTTCTATACTTATTGCATACAACAGGCTCTGCAGAGAGTATGTATTCCCCTGGTTTCACCATACTCCTAACCACCTCTTACTGTATTGGATCATGTACGGTCACCAACTTTGTGCCATCTGGGAATGTTGCTTCTACCTGCACTGTATGTATCATATCTGCTACTCCATCCATAACATCACTCTTCTTTAGGATGGTCTTTGCCTCCTTCATCAACTGTGCTACGCTCTTACCCTCTCTTGCCCCTTCTACAACATAATTGGCAATGTATGCAACTGCCTCCACATAGTTCAACTTCAAGCCTCTGCTCTTGCGTTGTGCTGCTATCTGTGCAGCTGTCCATATCAACATCTTTTCTATTTCTCTAGGTGCTAACATCATACTAATCAGCTCTATGAGATAATTATCCAGCAAATATTTTAGAATTTTTAGTAAGAATTAATATAAGTCGACTTAACAGATTCAGTCGATGTCTACAAAAAATTTGTCTGGTTTGTTTGGTTATCTACAATCTGCTAGGGCCTAGCCCATCCTATCCCTGCTGGTATGTACTGGAATCCTGCAAGAGCAAGTAGGAATATCCATGCTGTGAATACAAAGGGTCCAGTCAGTGCAGGAAGACCCCATCTTCCAAACAGGTTCTGGAATGCAGGCATCATAAATGAGCATGCTATAGTTGCCAATACAGCGTATAGGAAGGTCTGCCATGTCAATGGTACAAAACTAGTCAATGCTATCATAACAAGTACTTGATTGAATCCATGCAGCCCCATCCTTATCTCGTTTGTAGGTAACTTCTGTAGTATAGCCATCCCTGCACCTATTGCAGAACCTATGAGTGCCATCAATCCTGCTAGGTAGAGAGGGGATGTGGGATCCCATTGCGTTGTATATGCATTTGTAAACAACCTTGATACAATCAATGTGCCATCAGGTGTAGTGTATGTAGTAGAGAGTAACTCGAATGATAATGTAAGCCCTACTACCCAGAATATGCCAGTCTTCCAGTTCTCTACGAACGTTACTTGTGAAACACCTTTAAGAACTGCTATCATGAACTCCTTTGGTGTCCATTTAAAGGAGTGTTCAGGCTCAGGGTTACTACTATCAGACATCAATTGACTTACACTTGTACCACTAGCAACCCCAGCAACTATAGGTTCTTTCTGAACTAGAGCTGGCCATATATTATGCCCAAACCTTTTTGTTGCAAGCATTATAGCCCATGTTGTAAATATGAAGGATGATGTGAACCCTGGTATAGCCCAGCCTTGACCTCCTTGTACAAACCAGTCGCCCATAACATGTGCAAATGCCATCCATGATACAGCTGTCCATGCAGCACCAAATATGGATATCCAGAATGTTGCATGGTTGGATTTAACGAATGGACCAGACCAGAAAGCCATCCCAGTAAGGATGGAGTTGTATCCAAAGAGCCCAAATGTTACTAGATCATATGGTGCACCCATCATCAATGCCATCCCTGCACCTATCAATCCTGCTATAACCATCATAACACCTGCTCTCCACGATGCTAGTAATACACCAGCCAATATCAGTATTCCATTCAATGGTGAGCTGAACAATGGTACTTCAGATATTCCATTGAAGAGTATGTAGAAGAAGTCCAGTAAAGGATCTCCAGTACTGTAGCTAGGGCAACATGTTCCTGCCATGTAGTAATGAATTACAAGATGGTTTAATTCTTTTTTAAAATACTAGGATTTAATTTATAATATACTAAAATGATCTAAATAAATTATCATATAGTATAAATTAATAATTAATTGATATGAACTGATGTTGCGAGTACCATCTAATAATACAGTAACATGTTATGTTATCATTAGATGTAATATTTTAAAATAATCTTTATAGATGGATGGTAGAAGAATAAGATATGGTCTCAATACTATCTGAAGGTGTAGGATACTTTATACTCATTGGACTTGGTTCTATAATGGCACTCATAGTAACATTGCTTATTAAGGCAGAGTTCAAATGGTTGGGAACAAAGATTACATCTGAATGGTTCGCTACAGCAGGAAGGAACATAAAGAGTGGGCTGGTAGCAGCATCTGTAGTATCTGCATGGACATGGGCTGCAACATTACTCCAATCCTCAACAGTAGCATATCAATTCGGTATAAGTGGACCATTCTGGTACGCTGCTGGTGCAAGCATACAGATAGTCCTGTTTGCAATACTTGCCATAGAACTGAAGAGAAAGGCTCCCACAGCACATACATTTGCAGAGATTATACATGTTAGATTTGGGGATAATGCGCATAAGATATTCCTCTTCTTCGCATTTATGACCAATACAATAGTAACTGTAATGCTAGTGCTTGGTGGTGCTTCTGCTGTATATGCTCTTACTGGTGTTAACATACATATAGCAGCTCTGCTTATACCATTTGGCATTATTATATACACGTTCTTTGGAGGTTTGAAGGCAACATTCTTGGCAGATTACCTTAATGCAGCGCTAATATTCATAGTTTTATTGATATTCGTTACAGTAATCTACTTTGTGAACCCAGAGATAGGTGGTATAACAGGGATGTACACTAAATTAACATCGGCGTCAATACTAAGACCTGTTGAAGGCAACGCTAATGGTTCATATCTAACGATGGCTTCTACTGGTGCGCTCATATTTGGTATAATAAACATAGTTGGGAATTTTGGTACAGTATTCGTTGATCAGGCTTACTGGCAGAGGGCTATAGCAGCAGAACCAAGGGCCGCAGCTAGGGGATTCTTGCTTGGAGGACTAGCGTGGTTTGCTATCCCATTTACTCTAGCAACTACACTAGGTCTAACTGCTGTTGCAATAGGTGTTACACTCAGCCAAACTGATGTAGGTTCTGGGTTAGCAGCACCAATGGCAGCATCGTACATACTGGGAGATGTGGGTGCAATACTTCTCCTTACTATGCTGTTTATGGCTGTAACATCTGCTGGTTCTGCTGAACTTATAGCAGTATCATCACTAGTGACATACGATATCTATAGAACGTATATCAAAAAGACAGCAACAGGAAAGGAAATGATAAGAGTATCAAGGGTAGTAATAGTAGCATTTGGCATAGGGATAGGAATATTAGCATCACTACTGATTCAACTAGGAGCTAACCTCCAATATATGTATCTCTCAATGGGCATACTGATAAGCTCTGCTGTAGTACCTATAGCCTTATCCATACTATCTAATCGAGCTAACAAGAGAGCAGTAACGTTGGGTGCTATATTGGGTCTTGTTTGTGGTGTATCAATCTGGCTCTATTCAGCAAATGTATTGTATGGGGAGATATCGGTATACTCTACAGGACAAAGTATACCTCTCTTGTTTGGAAATATCGCATCTTTATCTGTTAGTGCTATTATATCACTTATCTATAGTGTTCTAAGACCAGACAGGTTTGATTTCAGTGTATTGAGAAGAAGGATAAAGATTGTTGATGATAAGATAAGATCATTGCTTGAAGATAAAGATGAGATATTCTTGGAGAAGGCAAGACAGTTCACCCATAGATATGCGGTAGCATTAACACTAGCCTTGGTCGTTGCATGGCCTCTACCATTATACTTCTCCAATTATATATTCTCTGAAGCGATATACTATGTATGGGTTACGATAGCAATTATATGGGCTAGCATAGCATCTATCATAATAATAGTACTACCATTGGTAGAGGAGAGGAGTAGAATAATGCATGTCTGGAAGAACCTTATAATACCAACAGTACTAGCAGCGATAATGGCAGTAGCAATCATAGCATCAATCATGCTATACTCATCAATAGAAGAGAAGAATAAAGATATAGCAGAACATATTCTAGTATTCATCTACAGCTTATTAGGTGTTATGGGAGGCTTTGCAGCCATAGTTATAATGCTCAACATGAAGCTCTCAAAGTTGGTTGAGATAAGAACTAGAGAGTTGGAGTTAGCTAATGCAGAATTGAAGCGTAAGGATAGGTTAAAGGATGAGTTCATAAGCATAGCATCACATGAACTTAGAACCCCGATTCAACCAATCCTAGGATTTGTAAGCCTAGCAAGGAAGGGTAAGATAGATCCCGAGACTGCTTGGGATGGGATAGTTAGACATGCAAAGAGGTTACAGCATCTCACAAATGAGATACTTGATGTAAGCAGGATAGAGAGTGGGAATCTTGTATTGCATATGGAGAAGGTAAGGATAAATGATATAATAATTGATGTTATCAATACTCTAAGGCCAAGTATCAATGATGGGGTAGCATTAAATGTTAAGCTTGATGAGAATGTGGAGGTGTATATTGACAAGATAAGGATCAATCAGGTTATAACAAACATACTGGATAATGCAATAAAGTTCACAAAACATGGTGGGATAAGCATAGAGAGCAGAGTATTAAGGAGCAAGGAGAGGATAGAGATAAGCATAAGTGATACTGGCGGAGGTATACCACAAGATCTTCTTCCTGTTCT includes the following:
- a CDS encoding urease subunit beta, with product MKPGEYILSAEPVVCNKYRNTVKVTVKNTGDRPIQVGSHTHFFEVNRALEFPREKAFGYRLNIPAGTAVRFEPGDTREVELVEFGGRKVFYGCGGLTMGSTTSSVVKSMALEKARMRGYKGA
- the ureC gene encoding urease subunit alpha — protein: MVLKLTRKQYTELYGPSKGDRVRLGDTDIIIEVEKDLITPGDECVFGGGKTLRDGLAQTPGVTNAHGALDHVITNALILDPILGIVKADIGMKDGKIAGIGKAGNPYIMDDVDPNMVVSACTEATAGEHTVCTPGHIDTHIHFICPQLYIEAISAGTTTLIGGGTGPADGTNATTCTPGVFNISRMLEAVEDFPVNFGFLGKGNDSHPSLATQLEQIDAGAIGTKIHEDWGTTPAVIDASLRAADMTDTQVAIHTDTLNECGYVEDTINAIDGRTIHTYHTEGAGGGHAPDIMKIAAEEFALPSSTNPTRPYTVNTVDEHLDMLMFCHHLNPAVPEDVAFAESRIRAETIAAEDVLHDEGVLSMYSSDSQAMGRIGEITLRAWQTADKMKKMRGKLKEDSAENDNFRAKRYIAKTTINCARTHGIADYVGSLEPGKYADIVMYPIPFFPAKPKMVFKGGFIAWSIMGDPNASIPTPEPVFYRPMFGAFGRAVKNTSFTFVSKRAMELGVKNRLGLEKIVLPVRNCRNISKKDMVWNSSTPKIEIDPETYEVKIDGKIATVEPAKELALAQRYFIA
- a CDS encoding TCP-1/cpn60 chaperonin family protein, which produces MTNTSVWRPMAQNIEFDALESNVNAVIAVADTVRTTLGPKGLDKLLIDQAMNRHVSNDGVTILLSLKTIHPVARMVVEIAERQEQLVGDGTTTAVVMAAEMVKEGKRLIKELGVHPTKVVEGIESGVYYACELLEKAAKKISIDDVELEHVVNTSLASKLDGKRLASIVISAIRAVGNNASYNGSYDFDKSIKIVRRMNMDDKVISGLILERGRLDKDIPLEVKNARILICKLDLKPVKESWLKENSRYEDILTMEKDRVTKAKEIVDAMLATGANVILIASPEIDDVVENLLISRRVFAAIISTDEIEHVARYTNAKPARFMDDLKLPDILGYADRVYEDEDNNIIYIENGKNKNIVTIIVSGTTKETSLERWRAVRDGVNAAEAALNKGVVVGGGAAELHVIDKMKSLKLKGLEQVGIDVVAAALESIMRQILTNAGFNGLEKVMTAKALQDTFGIDINTGEPIDMMEIGVLDPLLVKTTALKAAGEIAKAVLRIDRNLAADDLSQQALSESKR
- the ureG gene encoding urease accessory protein UreG, with translation MSSKRIPRLGIGGPVGSGKTMLIERIVPILAAKGYKIGIISNDVVSKEDAERMRRHLAKEMGIMPEELVIGVATGGCPHTAIREDPSMNLAIVEELESKYPYLDLIIIESGGDNITTTFSPALADYFIYIVDVSAGDKYPRKRGLGIETCDLLVINKVDLAPYVGADLNVMERDARIVRGDKPFVFINCKSGEGIDKVVEHIVRDVLFEAQPKPISR
- a CDS encoding urease accessory protein UreD — encoded protein: MYVYYTGGNVMNNDDVKLTDSNDNDDNGMHTTNYADAINYTNIKFYIPDDIPPEVSAYEARLAQLDVGRSGKTGLLYLMLESDPIDGRTVIKEKFSKVPLVVLKAMYLEESLPSMAYVYIMSPSGGILQGDRYRIDIMLKNKALLHVTTQGATRIYRMNKNYATQMINIYVDKDCYMEYIPDQIIPYRDSRFYQKVNLNVHEHATLVYSEIIVPGRVARNEAFQYDICYMKTIARNQYGNIRFMDNVVLEPKKNNLKTMGILGEHDVVGNIYIITKAEYVNTISEEINTTLKHFTNVVGGATILPYDSGVIVRLLGSIADDIRSFVYEAIRIVRRVVLNARFSGIRKG
- a CDS encoding urease subunit gamma, encoding MMLAPREIEKMLIWTAAQIAAQRKSRGLKLNYVEAVAYIANYVVEGAREGKSVAQLMKEAKTILKKSDVMDGVADMIHTVQVEATFPDGTKLVTVHDPIQ
- a CDS encoding urease accessory protein UreF — encoded protein: MSIDVDVRGNNNSKAHSRAESNSYDDNVIDEISIQDISVMQLADSFFPTGMYTTSNGLEMFFYNKRVKSVEHLRNLLTVFLKQQIGPADCVALGNAYQASKESDLNRLIEIDNTIFAMRLIKEIREASVRSGIQLIRCLSQIISNKKASNNNNYSILELYDNAIRSKKANGVYPVALAIACNIFDISKPKAGLILLYSFSISVIGAALRLGMLNHFQGQIIVNELKPLMVSIVKENIDKSLSNMWQFAPEIDVVQMMHERLATKMFIT
- a CDS encoding urease accessory protein UreE; this translates as MSTSIQVSSIIGNIKRDSTLRARYEEMSRQGLCEVVKINRIESERVRMRKVTDKGSDVIITLPQGFRLRHGDVIHLSNERMVVVELEEENLAMIRIMDDTPIDHVVEIAVRIGHTIGNLHRPIKVEDRSIYFPIQTDTEIEMLKRLLNTILTHVVIEKTRMIFEPEEGIEVHEH